Proteins encoded in a region of the Hyphomicrobiales bacterium genome:
- a CDS encoding methyltransferase, whose translation MIDEVQENAARHHLLDGKVILHQDAGGAHRAGLDAVMLAASVSMKARHVVDLGAGVGSAGLCVAARLPNVRITLIENNPATLILARKTLEDTDNASFSSRVTLLDADVTLRGKHRADAGLTENMADYVIMNPPYWDDEKVRHSPNDDRVSAHILGEGGLTPWFKTASAILKKNGCISIIFPAGRLDVLLDQMKGRFGGIEVYPLYKGDNEAASRVIVRGIKASRAGLKILPGLILHEEKTEGTTRREWTTRANAVLKGEASLFI comes from the coding sequence ATGATAGATGAAGTGCAGGAAAATGCTGCGCGCCATCACTTATTGGATGGCAAAGTGATTCTACATCAAGATGCGGGTGGTGCTCATCGTGCGGGGCTTGATGCAGTTATGCTTGCGGCCAGTGTCTCAATGAAGGCGCGCCATGTCGTTGATTTGGGCGCAGGTGTTGGATCAGCTGGTCTTTGTGTTGCCGCCCGCCTTCCCAATGTAAGAATCACACTTATTGAGAATAACCCCGCAACGCTCATTTTAGCTCGCAAAACGTTAGAAGATACTGATAATGCAAGCTTTTCAAGCCGCGTCACCCTTCTTGATGCTGATGTAACATTGCGTGGCAAGCATCGCGCGGATGCCGGGTTGACTGAAAATATGGCTGATTACGTGATCATGAATCCACCCTATTGGGACGATGAAAAGGTGCGACACTCTCCTAATGATGATAGAGTATCGGCTCATATTTTGGGTGAAGGCGGGCTTACTCCTTGGTTTAAAACCGCGAGTGCTATTTTAAAAAAGAACGGCTGTATATCGATCATCTTTCCTGCTGGGCGTCTTGATGTATTGCTCGATCAAATGAAAGGACGCTTTGGTGGTATTGAGGTATATCCGCTTTATAAAGGAGACAATGAAGCGGCCAGCCGCGTTATTGTGAGGGGCATTAAGGCAAGCCGCGCTGGCTTGAAAATTCTGCCTGGCCTCATTCTCCATGAAGAAAAAACCGAAGGCACAACACGCCGAGAATGGACAACACGTGCAAATGCTGTCTTGAAAGGCGAAGCATCTCTGTTCATATAG
- the glyS gene encoding glycine--tRNA ligase subunit beta, with protein sequence MPELLLELFSEEIPARMQRKAAGDLRKMVTDGLVDAGLTYEGAKEFWTPRRLTLSVNGLTARSADLREERKGPRLDAPEKAIAGFLRGAGLSSIDEAEVKNDPKKGDFYVAVINKPGRAAEDIIADLIPDVVKKFPWPKSMRWGKASAKPGAIRWVRPLQSIVCLFGPETEETEIIPFEVHGIKSGDITYGHRFHAPEAITVRRLDDYMTKLEKAKVVLDCERRKDTIIHDAKDLAFAQGLELVEDDGLLEEVSGLVEWPVVLMGEFEKEFLEIPPEVIQLTIRVNQKCFVLRDTKTGELTNKFILISNIAASDGGVEIAKGNARVVRARLSDAKFFWETDLKTPLEERVEKLKIVTFHEKLGSQAERVERITALAKELAPLTGADVDLVDRAAYLAKADLMTEMVYEFPELQGLMGRYYAEKAGEHGSVAIAMEDHYKPQGPSDDVPKDKVAATVALADKLDMLTGFWAIDEKPTGSKDPYALRRAALGVIRIILENDLRLNLSTLAVNADLLSFFHDRLKVYLRDYDARHDLIDAVITPETDDFLMIARRVEALTVFLNSDDGQNLLSGYKRAANILAAEEKKGTEIASAVSPDLLVQGEERALADAVATAEKSAAEAVKCEDFGAAMQAIAGLRTPVDEFFEAVLVNDEDGKIRSNRLALLRKIRDVTSLVADFTRIEG encoded by the coding sequence ATGCCCGAACTCCTGCTTGAACTGTTCAGTGAAGAAATCCCCGCAAGAATGCAGCGCAAAGCCGCTGGCGATTTGCGCAAAATGGTGACAGATGGGCTTGTTGATGCAGGCTTGACCTATGAAGGGGCTAAAGAATTTTGGACGCCGCGTCGCCTGACATTATCGGTGAATGGCCTGACAGCACGTTCCGCTGATTTGCGCGAAGAACGCAAAGGTCCACGCCTTGATGCGCCAGAAAAAGCCATTGCAGGGTTTTTGCGCGGAGCAGGTCTGTCATCAATTGATGAGGCTGAGGTGAAAAACGACCCGAAGAAGGGTGATTTTTATGTGGCTGTTATTAATAAGCCAGGCCGTGCGGCGGAAGATATTATCGCTGACCTTATCCCTGATGTGGTGAAGAAGTTCCCGTGGCCAAAATCCATGCGCTGGGGCAAGGCTTCTGCCAAGCCGGGTGCGATACGCTGGGTGCGGCCATTGCAATCCATTGTTTGTTTGTTCGGCCCTGAAACGGAAGAGACAGAAATCATTCCTTTTGAGGTCCATGGCATTAAGTCAGGTGATATCACCTATGGCCATCGTTTCCATGCGCCTGAAGCTATTACCGTGCGACGGCTTGATGACTATATGACGAAGCTTGAAAAAGCGAAGGTTGTGCTTGATTGCGAACGCCGCAAAGATACTATTATTCATGATGCAAAGGACCTTGCTTTTGCTCAAGGCCTCGAACTTGTCGAAGATGACGGGCTGCTTGAAGAGGTGTCTGGCCTTGTTGAATGGCCGGTTGTTCTCATGGGTGAGTTTGAAAAAGAATTTCTCGAAATTCCACCTGAGGTTATTCAGCTTACTATCCGTGTGAACCAAAAATGCTTTGTGCTGCGTGATACGAAAACGGGTGAGCTGACGAATAAGTTTATTCTCATTTCCAATATTGCAGCCAGCGACGGCGGCGTGGAGATTGCAAAAGGCAATGCCCGCGTGGTACGTGCGCGCTTGTCCGATGCTAAATTCTTCTGGGAAACAGACCTTAAAACACCGCTTGAAGAGCGTGTTGAAAAACTCAAAATCGTCACCTTCCATGAAAAACTTGGTAGCCAAGCTGAACGGGTCGAACGGATAACGGCACTGGCCAAAGAGTTGGCTCCTTTAACGGGCGCTGATGTCGATCTTGTTGATCGCGCGGCTTATCTGGCTAAAGCCGATCTCATGACTGAAATGGTCTATGAGTTTCCAGAGCTGCAAGGCTTGATGGGGCGTTATTACGCTGAAAAAGCTGGCGAACATGGCTCTGTGGCGATCGCCATGGAAGATCATTATAAGCCGCAAGGTCCCTCCGATGATGTGCCCAAGGATAAGGTGGCAGCAACGGTCGCCTTAGCAGACAAGCTCGATATGCTAACGGGCTTTTGGGCTATTGATGAAAAGCCGACAGGCTCGAAAGATCCCTATGCACTCAGACGTGCCGCTTTAGGTGTTATCCGGATTATTTTGGAAAATGATCTGCGGTTAAACCTTTCGACATTGGCCGTGAATGCTGACCTTCTTTCTTTCTTCCATGACCGTCTTAAAGTCTATCTGCGCGATTACGATGCACGACATGATTTGATTGATGCTGTGATCACGCCAGAGACGGATGATTTTCTCATGATTGCTCGCCGTGTGGAAGCTTTGACTGTATTTTTAAACAGCGATGACGGGCAAAATCTTCTTAGCGGCTATAAGCGCGCGGCCAACATTTTAGCTGCTGAAGAGAAGAAGGGCACTGAAATCGCAAGCGCCGTTTCTCCCGACCTATTGGTCCAAGGAGAAGAAAGAGCCTTAGCAGATGCGGTTGCGACAGCAGAAAAGAGTGCAGCTGAGGCTGTGAAATGTGAAGACTTTGGGGCAGCCATGCAGGCAATTGCCGGTTTGCGCACGCCTGTGGACGAATTTTTTGAAGCTGTGCTAGTTAATGATGAAGATGGTAAAATTCGTTCTAACCGTTTGGCATTATTGAGAAAAATAAGAGATGTTACTTCGCTCGTAGCTGATTTTACGCGAATTGAGGGATAA
- a CDS encoding DUF2007 domain-containing protein: protein MEALLKTNNPAVISFVEALLSEANIDYLMLDQHMSIVEGSLGIIPRRILVQEAMIPRARQILTDADLGHELEPEV, encoded by the coding sequence GTGGAAGCACTATTGAAAACGAACAATCCGGCGGTCATTTCGTTTGTCGAAGCTTTATTATCAGAAGCGAACATCGATTATTTGATGCTTGATCAGCACATGAGCATTGTCGAGGGATCATTGGGCATTATTCCGCGCCGCATCTTGGTGCAAGAAGCAATGATTCCGCGCGCCCGCCAAATTCTGACGGATGCAGACCTCGGGCATGAGCTTGAGCCTGAGGTATGA
- a CDS encoding glycine--tRNA ligase subunit alpha — translation MSEHLKPQKSFQGLILALHKYWADYGCVVLQPYDMEVGAGTFHPATTLRSLGPKPWRAAYVQPSRRPTDGRYGENPNRLQHYYQYQVLLKPSPPDLQELYLGSLRAIGIDPLLHDIRFVEDDWESPTLGAWGLGWECWCDGMEVSQFTYFQQVCGIECSPVAGELTYGLERLAMYVQGVENVYDLNFNGLEGDDKVTYGEVFLQAEQEYSRHNFEYANTDTLFQHFKDAEAECEALLAAGEAARGDEKAVHKCVLPAYDQCIKASHVFNLLDARGVISVTERQSYILRVRNLSKACGEAFLQTDAGGFIIAA, via the coding sequence ATGAGTGAGCATTTAAAACCGCAAAAATCATTTCAGGGGCTAATTTTAGCCCTTCATAAGTATTGGGCTGATTATGGCTGTGTTGTGCTTCAGCCCTATGACATGGAAGTGGGAGCGGGCACCTTTCACCCAGCAACCACCTTGCGATCATTAGGACCCAAGCCTTGGCGTGCGGCTTACGTGCAACCTTCTCGCCGCCCGACTGATGGGCGTTACGGCGAAAATCCAAACCGGTTGCAGCATTATTATCAATATCAGGTGCTCTTAAAGCCATCTCCACCAGATTTGCAGGAGCTTTATCTAGGCAGCCTGCGTGCGATTGGTATTGATCCGCTTTTGCACGATATCCGCTTTGTGGAAGACGACTGGGAAAGCCCGACCCTTGGCGCATGGGGGCTTGGTTGGGAGTGCTGGTGTGACGGTATGGAAGTTTCGCAGTTCACTTATTTCCAACAGGTTTGCGGTATTGAATGTTCTCCGGTTGCGGGCGAGCTAACCTATGGTTTGGAGCGCTTGGCGATGTATGTGCAAGGCGTTGAAAATGTTTATGATCTCAACTTCAATGGCCTTGAAGGTGATGACAAAGTGACCTACGGCGAGGTCTTTTTACAGGCCGAACAAGAATATTCGCGACACAATTTTGAATATGCCAATACCGACACATTGTTCCAGCATTTCAAAGATGCGGAAGCCGAATGTGAAGCGCTTCTTGCAGCCGGCGAGGCGGCACGCGGTGACGAGAAGGCCGTTCACAAATGCGTTCTGCCAGCCTATGACCAGTGCATCAAAGCATCTCATGTTTTTAATCTGCTCGATGCGCGCGGCGTGATCTCAGTGACAGAAAGACAGAGTTATATTTTGCGGGTGCGCAATCTCTCAAAAGCCTGTGGTGAAGCGTTCTTGCAGACGGATGCAGGTGGGTTCATAATCGCTGCTTAG
- the ppdK gene encoding pyruvate, phosphate dikinase, whose amino-acid sequence MTDEVVGFGQGGSRSIKLAIKNYGAKAARLAAMASSGLVVPPSVALPISACRNALANDGNVSVSFQVDISRGVRGLQRTTRKWLGDKENPLILAVRVSPANAQGGLGLPVVFIGWTEEAIALLPTDEKKQKAAQQLANTVRELASNVFNVDEYLFDEKLEEAEEAGDIDWLALHQTYLDIVKQNTEESFPVNPSDQLMLAVRAVWHSWRNPKAVTYRQLYDIEDVGGIGVLIQVCVPWNDAESVSQGWIAVRCENTGGNKVFGEIYSNDSSVAPMSLAENSRKKIAKDIINQASIWETQSARAEKLYFIIADEKAFIIDGDPLPMSTAADVTFAVEMVNADAISKMDAVQRIDPSRLIDILHARLEPDQSLIKLVSGLSASPGAATGRVVFSASAAEALKSKGWQVILVKAETAPEDIRGMQASSAIVTIRGGLTSHAAVIARGTGKPCIVSLSGVQIDAEEKTITIGEKQIHEGDYITVDGSTGVLYDGKCALRPSEVSGDLSILLEWADEYRRMKVLSNVETPEDAEVAIRFGAEGIGLCRTEHMLFQPDRLAAMRGVILALTDEARLEAMSKLAPLLRQDFVKLFEVMRERPVTIRLFDPPLHEFLPKSPDDIADLAKTLGLKQNDLAFSIEELSETNPMLGNRGCRLLICNPELAKTLVEVVFEAAIEVGRKFDIDIKPEVMVPLVALSREFIEISRLIDDAAQHVDHKLDSNIHYKVGSMIELPRAALVADRIAEQADFFSFGTNDLTQTTFGISRDDAVAFLTTYEQIGLMETDPFVSIDENGVGIIIEMATVKGREANPDLQIGICGEHGGDPASIHFCERLGLDYVSCSPFRLPIARLAAAQATLA is encoded by the coding sequence ATGACTGACGAAGTCGTTGGGTTTGGACAGGGCGGTTCCCGTTCGATCAAACTTGCAATCAAAAATTATGGGGCGAAAGCGGCACGTCTTGCTGCTATGGCATCGTCTGGCTTGGTTGTGCCGCCTTCTGTGGCTTTGCCTATCTCTGCATGTCGTAATGCGCTTGCCAATGATGGCAATGTGTCTGTTTCCTTTCAGGTCGATATTTCACGCGGCGTTCGCGGTCTTCAGCGCACCACACGCAAATGGTTGGGTGATAAAGAAAACCCTCTTATCCTTGCTGTGCGGGTCAGTCCGGCTAACGCGCAGGGTGGATTAGGTTTGCCTGTTGTTTTTATTGGCTGGACGGAAGAAGCCATTGCGCTTTTACCCACGGATGAGAAAAAACAAAAAGCGGCACAACAGCTCGCAAATACTGTGCGCGAATTAGCGAGTAATGTTTTTAACGTCGATGAATATCTGTTTGACGAGAAACTGGAAGAGGCGGAAGAAGCGGGCGACATCGATTGGCTTGCTCTTCACCAGACCTATTTAGACATCGTCAAACAGAACACCGAAGAAAGTTTTCCAGTTAATCCCTCAGATCAATTGATGTTAGCTGTAAGGGCTGTTTGGCACTCATGGCGTAATCCCAAAGCTGTGACCTATCGTCAGCTTTATGACATTGAGGATGTTGGTGGTATTGGCGTTTTGATTCAGGTCTGCGTGCCGTGGAATGATGCTGAATCAGTGTCGCAGGGCTGGATTGCCGTTCGATGTGAAAATACCGGCGGTAATAAAGTTTTTGGTGAAATATATTCCAATGATAGCTCTGTCGCCCCTATGAGCCTCGCAGAGAATTCTCGCAAGAAAATTGCAAAAGATATCATCAATCAAGCGAGCATCTGGGAGACCCAAAGCGCTCGTGCTGAAAAGCTATATTTCATTATTGCAGATGAAAAAGCATTCATTATTGATGGTGATCCATTGCCTATGTCGACGGCGGCGGATGTTACCTTTGCCGTGGAGATGGTCAATGCGGATGCGATATCCAAGATGGATGCCGTACAGCGTATTGATCCCTCGCGGCTTATTGATATTTTGCATGCGCGCCTAGAGCCAGATCAAAGCCTGATTAAACTTGTGAGTGGCTTGTCTGCCTCTCCTGGTGCGGCGACTGGACGTGTGGTGTTTTCGGCCAGTGCTGCTGAGGCGCTGAAATCAAAAGGCTGGCAAGTTATTCTTGTGAAAGCGGAAACAGCCCCAGAGGACATTCGAGGTATGCAGGCCTCATCGGCGATTGTAACCATTCGCGGCGGTCTCACCAGTCATGCCGCCGTGATCGCCCGTGGCACAGGTAAACCGTGTATTGTTAGCTTATCTGGTGTGCAAATTGACGCGGAAGAAAAGACAATCACGATTGGCGAAAAGCAAATCCATGAGGGTGATTACATCACGGTCGATGGTTCAACGGGTGTTTTATATGATGGCAAATGCGCGCTGCGACCCTCTGAGGTTTCAGGCGATTTATCGATTTTACTTGAATGGGCAGATGAATATCGCCGCATGAAAGTTTTGTCTAATGTTGAAACACCGGAAGATGCGGAAGTTGCCATTCGCTTTGGGGCTGAAGGTATTGGTCTTTGTCGAACGGAACACATGCTGTTTCAGCCAGATCGCCTTGCTGCCATGCGTGGTGTCATATTGGCTCTCACCGATGAAGCGCGCCTTGAAGCAATGTCAAAGCTTGCTCCTCTTCTGAGACAAGACTTTGTCAAACTGTTTGAGGTCATGCGTGAACGGCCAGTTACAATCCGTTTATTTGATCCACCGCTGCATGAGTTTTTGCCTAAATCACCAGATGACATTGCAGATCTTGCTAAGACGCTGGGATTAAAACAAAATGATTTGGCTTTCTCAATAGAAGAACTGAGCGAAACAAATCCGATGCTTGGTAATCGGGGGTGTCGTCTATTGATATGCAACCCTGAGCTTGCAAAGACATTGGTTGAGGTGGTTTTTGAGGCTGCGATTGAGGTGGGCCGCAAATTTGATATCGATATCAAACCGGAAGTGATGGTGCCGCTCGTGGCACTTAGTCGTGAATTCATTGAGATTAGTCGTCTTATTGACGATGCTGCTCAGCATGTGGATCACAAGCTCGATTCCAACATTCATTATAAAGTAGGCTCCATGATTGAGCTGCCTCGCGCTGCATTAGTAGCTGATCGAATTGCAGAGCAGGCTGATTTCTTTTCTTTTGGTACCAACGATTTGACACAGACGACTTTTGGGATCTCGCGCGATGATGCTGTGGCGTTTCTTACCACCTATGAGCAAATCGGGCTGATGGAAACGGATCCTTTTGTTAGTATCGACGAAAATGGTGTCGGTATTATTATAGAAATGGCGACCGTAAAGGGGCGAGAAGCAAATCCGGATTTGCAAATTGGCATATGTGGCGAACATGGAGGTGATCCGGCTTCAATACATTTTTGTGAACGCCTCGGTCTTGATTATGTTTCGTGCTCACCCTTCCGATTGCCCATTGCACGTCTAGCAGCAGCCCAAGCAACGCTTGCTTAA
- a CDS encoding S49 family peptidase — protein MALFDIIRPILPKKFREKPVIIPTVRLSGPIAYSQGYKPSLSIATAAGPLKKAFSIKDAPAVAIVVNSPGGSPVQSNLIFKRIRALAEENEKKVIVAVEDVAASGGYMIAVAGDEIIADRSSIVGSIGVISAGFGFTGLIEKLGVDRRVYTAGKNKMILDPFQPEKKADIQYLKDLQLEIHEMFVDLVKSRRGDVLSGDENEVFSGRFWTGETGQSLGLVDRIGDLRSYVKERYGEKAELKTIGSGGGLLRRPPAAGVASDMNLDSIGAGFADQIITQAEERALWSRYGL, from the coding sequence ATGGCTCTTTTTGATATCATCCGCCCTATTTTACCGAAAAAATTTCGTGAAAAACCAGTCATTATCCCGACAGTCAGATTATCGGGACCGATTGCGTATTCGCAGGGCTATAAACCAAGTCTATCGATTGCAACGGCAGCCGGCCCTTTGAAAAAAGCCTTCAGCATAAAAGACGCACCCGCTGTTGCCATTGTGGTCAATTCACCGGGCGGTTCTCCTGTTCAATCGAATTTGATTTTCAAACGCATTCGGGCGCTTGCTGAAGAGAATGAGAAAAAGGTTATTGTCGCCGTTGAAGATGTGGCGGCCTCTGGCGGTTATATGATTGCGGTTGCAGGCGATGAGATAATCGCTGATCGTTCCTCCATCGTTGGCTCAATTGGTGTTATTTCAGCGGGCTTTGGCTTTACTGGTTTAATCGAGAAACTCGGTGTTGATCGGCGTGTTTATACTGCTGGAAAAAACAAGATGATCCTCGATCCTTTTCAGCCAGAGAAAAAAGCCGATATTCAATATTTGAAAGATCTCCAGCTGGAAATCCACGAGATGTTTGTTGATCTCGTGAAGTCGCGGCGTGGTGATGTGCTCTCCGGTGATGAGAATGAAGTGTTCTCTGGTCGTTTTTGGACCGGTGAGACAGGTCAATCACTTGGTCTTGTCGATCGCATTGGTGATCTGCGCTCCTATGTAAAAGAGCGTTACGGTGAAAAAGCAGAACTAAAAACGATAGGCAGCGGCGGTGGATTGCTGCGACGTCCTCCAGCAGCAGGCGTTGCAAGCGACATGAATCTCGATTCCATCGGTGCCGGTTTTGCTGATCAGATTATCACTCAAGCAGAAGAGCGTGCCCTCTGGTCGCGTTATGGTCTTTAA
- a CDS encoding CDGSH iron-sulfur domain-containing protein, with protein sequence MSNDNNEDLPVIAQKSPIAVEVEAGKKYFWCTCGKSASQPFCDGSHKGTSFAPMVWEAEEDGKKFFCACKKTDSKPFCDGTHSTL encoded by the coding sequence ATGTCAAACGATAATAATGAAGACCTTCCCGTCATTGCACAAAAGTCGCCTATTGCGGTTGAGGTTGAAGCAGGTAAAAAATATTTCTGGTGTACTTGTGGTAAATCAGCGTCACAGCCTTTTTGCGATGGAAGCCACAAAGGTACAAGTTTTGCGCCGATGGTTTGGGAAGCTGAAGAAGATGGCAAAAAATTCTTCTGTGCATGTAAAAAGACAGACAGCAAACCGTTTTGTGACGGGACGCACAGCACCTTATAA